The following coding sequences are from one Tissierella sp. window:
- a CDS encoding S-layer homology domain-containing protein, translating to MRAILKVMVILIILSILVPTVVIADTNQDKLKEMLETYNETIKEHEATKEKVKEENKEEIEGKVEELVTSINFPDVHSYHWFKDDVRDLVSRGSISGFPDGTFRPFDKVTRAEFLKMAILSVDKTIQGVPTIDHWASGILNSAYDLGIVLKSEISQTNMDLNTNITRSEMARILVRVNEIIQKEPPVSTSGIENIMYDYYHVEHKFKSYVEQAYMKGLVAGSGNRSIFNGRNTGSRAEASAMIIRLLDNSKRVKVDFDKKWYPDYNGALVNEKGQMAEMKAKEFVLNLLIL from the coding sequence TATATTAAAAGTAATGGTTATATTAATTATTTTATCTATATTAGTTCCAACAGTTGTAATAGCTGATACTAATCAAGATAAGCTTAAAGAAATGCTAGAAACATATAATGAAACTATTAAAGAACATGAAGCAACAAAAGAGAAGGTGAAAGAAGAAAACAAAGAAGAAATTGAGGGTAAAGTTGAAGAGCTAGTTACATCAATTAATTTCCCTGATGTTCATAGTTATCATTGGTTTAAAGATGATGTACGAGATTTAGTGAGTAGAGGTTCAATATCTGGATTTCCTGATGGTACATTTAGGCCATTTGATAAGGTAACTAGGGCAGAGTTTTTAAAGATGGCAATATTATCAGTAGATAAAACAATACAAGGAGTACCTACTATAGATCATTGGGCTTCAGGTATATTAAATTCTGCATATGATTTGGGTATTGTGTTAAAATCAGAAATATCTCAAACAAATATGGATCTAAATACTAATATTACTCGTTCTGAAATGGCTAGGATTTTAGTTAGAGTGAATGAAATCATTCAAAAAGAACCTCCTGTAAGTACAAGTGGAATAGAAAATATAATGTATGATTACTATCATGTGGAACATAAATTTAAGTCATATGTAGAACAAGCATATATGAAGGGTTTAGTAGCTGGTTCAGGTAATAGGAGTATATTTAATGGGAGAAATACTGGATCGAGAGCAGAAGCATCAGCTATGATCATAAGGTTACTAGATAATAGTAAGAGAGTAAAGGTAGATTTTGATAAGAAATGGTATCCAGATTATAATGGTGCATTAGTTAATGAAAAAGGACAAATGGCTGAGATGAAAGCAAAAGAATTTGTTTTAAATCTTTTGATACTGTAA